Proteins from a genomic interval of Acidobacteriota bacterium:
- a CDS encoding response regulator transcription factor: MSNPKPIRILVVDDHFMVRMGLSASLNVEPDMEVIAEAANGDAALSAYRRHQPTLVIMDVRLPGTSGAEATAAIIEEFPDALILMLSTHSGEEEIFRSLQAGARGYTLKSAMREELLRAIREVSAGGRYLDPAVAQLLAARTQHRSLTTRELEVLRMVAKGWGNKEIAASLSIAEITVKLHVSHVLEKLNVKDRTEAATVAMQRGIISMD, from the coding sequence ATGTCGAACCCAAAACCCATACGTATTCTGGTGGTGGATGATCATTTCATGGTGCGCATGGGGCTGTCCGCTTCCCTGAATGTCGAACCTGACATGGAGGTGATTGCGGAAGCCGCCAACGGCGACGCGGCTCTGTCCGCTTATCGCCGGCATCAGCCCACTCTGGTCATCATGGATGTCCGCCTGCCCGGTACCAGCGGCGCGGAGGCCACAGCTGCGATCATCGAAGAATTCCCCGACGCGCTGATTCTGATGCTCTCCACGCACTCGGGAGAAGAAGAGATTTTTCGATCCCTGCAAGCTGGAGCGCGAGGCTACACCTTGAAAAGTGCGATGCGCGAGGAACTCCTGCGGGCCATACGGGAAGTGTCTGCCGGCGGACGTTATCTCGACCCAGCCGTCGCTCAGTTGTTGGCTGCCCGAACTCAACATCGCTCGCTCACAACTCGCGAACTGGAAGTACTTCGCATGGTGGCAAAAGGATGGGGCAACAAGGAAATCGCGGCCTCACTCAGCATTGCGGAAATCACGGTCAAACTCCACGTGAGCCATGTTTTGGAAAAACTAAACGTGAAGGACCGCACGGAAGCCGCAACCGTAGCCATGCAGCGTGGCATTATTTCGATGGACTAG
- a CDS encoding sensor histidine kinase, with protein sequence MSRPSPIRRSPKSWALFPIALLALSGTVWSQQNAHPLPLLTQASQIRQLSPEQAAQGYPVQIRGVITDDVPSPDFFVQDASAGIYVEGSQSPKFDHHFGDSIELEGVTGPGKYAPVIRELKIRVIGKGNLPATTIYPFGELAGGQQDSQWVGVRGIVRAVSIDRNSWPETVLAMTIAAGGGRFAVRVPISQEQDFSSWIDSEVLIEGVCGSLFNTQRQLIGVLFYVPDLRLIKVEMQAKEVPFSSLMRFSPGGGPQHRVRVQGTVTYQQPGRTLFIQNHGQGLRVLTQQSAKLNIGDLVDVIGFPAVGSSAPVLEDAVFHRMGSASPPQPIKLDVTIPWEQFDGALVTADATLLRLDDESDGRHLRLQQDDIIFDALIDPSGPLDPSRDIPVNSKLRLVGICLVSNGGLWSVPQSFRILLRSTQDITILQSPPWWNLRHALWLVGIMSGILVVVLAGMFVLSRKVRGQMIVIRQKLQHGAVLEERNRIARELHDTLEQELAGITMQLDLAVDCFRQAPPVAFQALDAARSMSRHSMVEARRSVWDLRCDLLEQGDLPYALGQIVRPLIAGNAAGIEVNVSGTPVRLAGKIEMNLLRIGQEAVANAVKHGHASHMQIDLRYGLESVTLKISDNGCGFVPDQSNAVGHFGMLDMRERAESLGTRLQVQSEPGRGTQVTVEVSSQDQPISDVEPKTHTYSGGG encoded by the coding sequence TTGTCACGACCGTCTCCAATCCGACGCTCTCCTAAGAGTTGGGCTCTGTTTCCAATCGCCTTGCTCGCGCTGAGCGGGACGGTGTGGTCACAGCAGAATGCACATCCCCTCCCGCTGCTGACCCAGGCAAGTCAGATACGGCAACTCAGTCCGGAGCAAGCAGCCCAGGGATATCCCGTCCAGATCCGTGGAGTGATCACCGACGATGTTCCTTCTCCCGACTTTTTTGTACAGGACGCCTCCGCTGGCATCTACGTTGAGGGAAGTCAGTCTCCAAAATTCGATCATCATTTTGGAGACTCGATCGAACTGGAAGGAGTCACGGGCCCCGGTAAATACGCACCTGTGATCCGCGAGCTGAAAATACGAGTGATCGGCAAAGGAAATTTGCCTGCAACCACAATTTACCCCTTCGGCGAACTGGCGGGCGGACAGCAAGACAGTCAATGGGTAGGCGTTCGCGGAATCGTGCGGGCTGTTTCCATCGATCGCAATTCCTGGCCGGAAACCGTGCTCGCTATGACGATTGCTGCCGGAGGCGGCCGTTTTGCGGTTCGTGTCCCGATCAGTCAGGAGCAGGATTTTTCATCCTGGATTGACAGTGAAGTCCTGATCGAGGGAGTCTGCGGCAGCCTGTTCAATACGCAGCGGCAACTGATCGGCGTGCTGTTCTACGTTCCTGACCTGCGCCTGATCAAAGTCGAAATGCAGGCGAAAGAAGTTCCCTTCTCCTCTCTCATGCGTTTCTCTCCTGGCGGCGGACCGCAGCACCGTGTCCGCGTGCAGGGTACGGTGACCTACCAGCAACCGGGCCGAACACTCTTCATCCAGAACCATGGCCAGGGATTGCGCGTGCTGACCCAGCAGTCCGCCAAACTCAACATTGGCGATCTCGTCGACGTGATTGGGTTTCCGGCGGTGGGATCCTCCGCGCCTGTGCTCGAGGACGCAGTGTTTCACCGCATGGGCTCGGCATCGCCTCCGCAACCAATCAAGCTAGACGTCACGATCCCCTGGGAACAGTTTGACGGGGCTTTGGTTACAGCCGACGCTACTCTGCTTCGACTCGATGACGAGTCGGACGGCCGGCACCTGCGCTTACAGCAAGACGACATTATTTTTGACGCCCTGATCGACCCTTCCGGACCACTCGATCCTTCTCGCGACATTCCGGTGAACAGCAAGCTGCGCCTTGTGGGTATTTGCCTGGTCAGCAACGGCGGCCTTTGGTCAGTCCCACAATCTTTTCGTATCCTGTTGCGCTCAACACAGGACATCACGATCCTGCAATCTCCTCCCTGGTGGAACCTGCGGCACGCGCTCTGGCTGGTCGGCATCATGAGCGGAATCCTGGTCGTCGTGCTGGCCGGTATGTTCGTGCTAAGCCGCAAAGTACGCGGACAGATGATCGTCATCCGCCAGAAGTTGCAGCATGGCGCAGTACTGGAAGAACGGAACCGCATCGCCCGCGAGCTGCACGACACGTTGGAGCAGGAGTTGGCCGGCATCACGATGCAGCTGGACTTAGCCGTAGATTGTTTCCGGCAAGCACCGCCCGTCGCCTTTCAAGCTCTCGACGCGGCACGGAGTATGAGCCGCCACAGCATGGTGGAGGCACGCCGCTCGGTGTGGGATCTGCGGTGCGATTTGTTGGAACAAGGCGATCTGCCCTATGCACTCGGCCAGATTGTGCGCCCCCTGATCGCGGGCAATGCGGCGGGCATCGAGGTCAACGTGAGTGGAACGCCAGTCCGCCTTGCCGGCAAGATCGAAATGAACCTGTTACGCATCGGCCAGGAAGCCGTTGCCAACGCCGTCAAGCACGGCCATGCTTCTCACATGCAGATCGATCTGCGCTACGGGCTGGAAAGCGTAACTCTGAAGATCAGCGACAACGGCTGTGGCTTTGTGCCCGACCAGTCCAATGCGGTGGGGCATTTTGGAATGCTGGACATGCGCGAGCGCGCCGAGTCACTGGGTACCCGATTGCAGGTTCAAAGCGAACCCGGACGCGGCACGCAGGTTACTGTTGAAGTAAGTTCCCAGGATCAACCGATATCCGATGTCGAACCCAAAACCCATACGTATTCTGGTGGTGGATGA